Proteins from a single region of Desulfocurvibacter africanus subsp. africanus DSM 2603:
- a CDS encoding multiheme c-type cytochrome produces the protein MNRLAFSHVLPACLALAVLIVLAAVPAQSAQKDPGTQKQAVDQGSNCVQCHKRETPNVVTDWSLSKHAANGVSCEECHGGEHTTAKDTQEAVFATPEVCQNCHEEQVAQYQRGKHALAWVSVNAMPTTHYQPMALLQGLEGCTGCHVIGIKDEETARSLQKQGVRYGLSSCDSCHTRHTFSTLEASQPQACRTCHMGFDHPQWEMWESSKHGVRYLLKQDGVLPPEASAPKCQTCHMPQGDHGVMTAWGFLAVRLPMPENKQWAEDRTTLLKGFGVLDPQGKPTARLEAVKAAKLARLTQEEWQQQRDRMLAVCAQCHSEGFARNELNKSDEMIRESDALLADSIRVVAKLYQDGVLRKPKNYAYAYPDLLTFQDAPTMIETRLWRMFLEHRMRTFQGSFHQNPDYTFWYGWSEMIQDQNAIREMAQGMRHDSGKTPGGKGQAQ, from the coding sequence ATGAACCGTCTTGCATTCTCTCATGTATTGCCGGCCTGCCTGGCACTGGCGGTCCTGATTGTCCTGGCGGCCGTGCCGGCTCAGTCCGCCCAAAAGGACCCAGGCACGCAAAAGCAGGCCGTCGATCAAGGCTCGAACTGCGTGCAGTGCCACAAACGGGAAACGCCCAACGTCGTCACCGACTGGAGCCTCAGCAAGCACGCTGCCAACGGCGTCAGTTGCGAGGAGTGCCACGGCGGCGAGCACACCACGGCCAAGGACACGCAGGAAGCCGTCTTCGCCACGCCCGAAGTTTGCCAGAACTGCCACGAGGAACAGGTCGCCCAGTACCAGCGCGGCAAGCACGCCCTGGCCTGGGTCTCGGTGAACGCCATGCCCACCACGCACTACCAGCCCATGGCGTTGCTGCAAGGCTTGGAGGGCTGCACCGGCTGCCACGTTATAGGCATCAAGGACGAGGAGACGGCCCGCTCGCTGCAGAAACAAGGCGTGCGCTATGGCCTGTCGTCCTGTGATTCCTGCCACACCCGGCACACCTTCTCCACCCTGGAGGCCAGCCAGCCCCAGGCTTGCCGAACCTGTCACATGGGCTTCGACCATCCGCAGTGGGAGATGTGGGAGTCCTCCAAGCACGGCGTGCGTTACCTGCTCAAGCAGGACGGCGTGCTTCCGCCCGAGGCGTCCGCGCCCAAATGCCAGACTTGCCACATGCCCCAGGGCGACCATGGGGTCATGACGGCCTGGGGCTTTTTGGCCGTGCGCCTGCCCATGCCCGAGAACAAGCAGTGGGCCGAGGACAGAACCACCCTTCTCAAGGGCTTCGGCGTGCTTGATCCGCAGGGCAAACCCACGGCCAGGCTGGAGGCAGTCAAGGCGGCCAAGCTGGCCCGGCTGACACAGGAAGAATGGCAACAGCAGCGCGACAGGATGCTTGCCGTCTGCGCCCAATGCCACTCCGAAGGCTTCGCGCGCAATGAACTGAACAAGAGCGACGAGATGATCCGCGAGTCCGACGCCCTGCTGGCCGACTCCATCCGCGTGGTGGCCAAGCTCTACCAGGATGGCGTGCTGCGCAAGCCCAAGAACTACGCCTACGCCTACCCCGACCTGCTGACCTTCCAGGACGCGCCCACCATGATCGAGACGCGTCTGTGGCGGATGTTCCTGGAGCACCGCATGCGCACTTTCCAGGGCTCGTTCCACCAGAACCCGGACTACACCTTCTGGTACGGCTGGAGCGAGATGATCCAGGACCAGAACGCCATCCGCGAAATGGCCCAGGGGATGCGCCACGATAGCGGCAAGACGCCCGGAGGAAAGGGCCAGGCCCAATAG
- a CDS encoding hemerythrin domain-containing protein, which yields MQPIGPLMHEHRLIERMITLMGQELERLKRGEEPDLSFIDHSTDFFLYFADACHHGKEDQLLFPAVLAKQDLEERYRKLTVRLQREHIYARSLTQRLEESAHKRRTGGGAESVQAIMDALHRIVQFYPRHIMTEDKEYFHQVMECFGKDEQQTLLRKFDEVEKRVLHERYQDMVREYEGGQQGRKP from the coding sequence ATGCAGCCCATCGGACCACTCATGCACGAGCACAGGCTCATCGAGCGCATGATCACGCTCATGGGCCAAGAGCTTGAACGACTGAAGCGCGGAGAGGAGCCGGATCTGAGCTTCATCGACCACTCGACGGATTTTTTCCTCTACTTCGCCGATGCTTGTCACCACGGCAAGGAGGATCAGCTCCTTTTTCCCGCGGTGCTGGCCAAGCAAGACCTGGAGGAGCGCTATCGCAAGCTGACCGTCAGGCTACAAAGAGAGCACATCTACGCCCGCAGCCTCACGCAGAGGCTCGAAGAGTCGGCGCACAAGCGCCGCACCGGCGGCGGGGCGGAGAGCGTGCAGGCCATCATGGACGCCCTGCACAGGATCGTGCAGTTCTACCCGCGTCATATCATGACCGAGGACAAGGAATATTTCCATCAGGTCATGGAATGCTTCGGCAAGGACGAGCAACAGACCCTGCTGCGCAAGTTCGACGAGGTCGAGAAGCGCGTCCTGCATGAGCGCTACCAGGATATGGTGCGGGAGTACGAGGGGGGACAACAGGGCCGTAAGCCCTAA
- a CDS encoding OmpH family outer membrane protein — protein sequence MNIRKYLALMLLPALALLAACNDSGGTADAGGSVALIDQNRLYMESQTGKKGMEMLQGMSGDMQSQLQSMQEEMAKEGTEQEKQERSRRFQQTLSAAQAKMGAEQTRIVGILQENVTAVLDEFRKERGIAVVLPVENALSYDKSLDITDDVIAALDKRSIDLSKPAEQGATPAGEPEEQPAPPAEQKAPAEQPAQPAQPAKPAQ from the coding sequence ATGAACATTCGCAAATACTTGGCCCTCATGCTGCTTCCCGCCCTGGCGCTGCTTGCGGCTTGCAACGACTCCGGCGGCACTGCCGACGCCGGTGGTTCGGTGGCCCTTATCGATCAGAACCGCCTTTACATGGAGTCCCAGACCGGCAAGAAGGGCATGGAAATGCTCCAGGGCATGAGCGGAGATATGCAGTCCCAGCTCCAGTCCATGCAGGAGGAGATGGCCAAGGAAGGCACCGAGCAGGAGAAGCAGGAGCGCAGCAGGCGTTTCCAGCAGACCCTTTCCGCCGCTCAGGCCAAGATGGGCGCCGAGCAGACCCGCATTGTGGGCATCCTGCAGGAAAACGTCACGGCCGTGCTGGACGAGTTCCGCAAGGAACGCGGCATCGCCGTCGTCCTGCCCGTGGAGAACGCCCTGTCCTATGACAAGTCCCTGGACATCACCGATGATGTCATCGCCGCCCTGGACAAGCGCAGCATCGACCTGAGCAAGCCTGCGGAGCAGGGCGCGACTCCGGCCGGGGAACCCGAGGAGCAGCCCGCGCCGCCCGCCGAACAGAAGGCTCCGGCCGAGCAGCCGGCCCAGCCCGCTCAGCCTGCCAAGCCGGCCCAGTAG
- a CDS encoding ABC transporter permease, whose translation MFFSLKIALASLRAHKLRAVLAMLGVFLGTLALMGVQHVSQSMVRKAELEVEKLGPGLFIARSGQVRFRRGGEIGVSPGARNFTLADARALMAGVPSVLAGAPFVEQTISLRSGNRKVPAQLVATLPAYTGVRSISPDIGRFFTEREVEERAMVVVLGRAIAERLFGSAQAAVGRQVLYFRAGLRVIGVMEPKGRDLGGTDQDEQVFMPLSTYLRRAANQDWISGVYLQLAQGADVELATQSAATILRQRHSLGPGQADDFSLLTARETMRLQQQALDLVQTLGLISSSVSFAVGGLGILSIMVLLVRQRRVEIGIRRALGARRRDIIRQFLFEAGLMSALGGAAGVVAALALVTVVYRLGDFPYIYDPALVLGSLAGSGLLGLAAGSYPARQAAAIEILDVLRG comes from the coding sequence ATGTTTTTCAGCCTCAAGATCGCCCTGGCTTCGCTGCGCGCACACAAACTCCGGGCCGTGCTGGCCATGCTGGGGGTCTTTCTCGGCACCCTGGCTCTCATGGGTGTGCAGCACGTCTCGCAGTCCATGGTGCGCAAGGCCGAGCTGGAGGTGGAGAAACTTGGTCCGGGTCTGTTCATCGCGCGATCCGGGCAGGTACGCTTCCGTCGCGGCGGCGAAATCGGTGTGAGCCCCGGCGCGCGGAACTTCACTTTAGCCGACGCCCGCGCACTCATGGCCGGCGTGCCCTCGGTGCTCGCCGGCGCGCCGTTCGTGGAGCAGACCATCTCCTTGCGCAGCGGCAACCGCAAGGTTCCGGCCCAGCTTGTGGCCACGCTGCCGGCCTATACCGGCGTGCGCAGCATTTCACCGGATATCGGGCGCTTCTTCACCGAACGCGAGGTGGAGGAACGGGCCATGGTCGTGGTCCTGGGCCGCGCCATTGCCGAACGACTTTTCGGATCGGCGCAGGCCGCCGTGGGCAGGCAGGTTCTATATTTCAGGGCCGGCTTGCGGGTCATCGGGGTCATGGAGCCCAAGGGCCGCGACCTGGGCGGCACCGACCAGGACGAGCAGGTCTTCATGCCCCTGTCCACTTACCTGCGCCGGGCCGCCAACCAGGATTGGATATCGGGCGTCTATCTGCAACTCGCCCAAGGCGCGGACGTGGAGCTGGCCACGCAATCGGCGGCAACCATTCTGCGTCAGCGCCACAGCCTGGGGCCGGGACAAGCCGACGATTTTTCATTGCTCACGGCCCGCGAAACCATGCGCCTGCAGCAGCAGGCCCTGGATTTGGTGCAGACCTTGGGCCTCATCAGCTCCAGCGTTTCCTTCGCCGTGGGCGGGCTCGGCATCCTGTCCATCATGGTCCTGCTGGTGCGTCAGCGGCGCGTGGAGATCGGCATCCGCCGCGCCTTGGGCGCACGCAGGCGCGACATCATCCGCCAGTTTCTGTTCGAGGCCGGGCTCATGTCAGCCCTGGGCGGGGCAGCCGGAGTAGTAGCCGCGCTGGCCCTGGTCACGGTGGTCTACCGATTGGGGGACTTTCCTTATATCTATGATCCGGCCCTGGTCCTGGGCTCGCTGGCAGGCTCCGGGCTGCTGGGCCTCGCCGCCGGTTCTTATCCTGCCAGGCAAGCCGCGGCTATAGAGATTCTGGATGTTTTGCGCGGGTAA
- a CDS encoding TetR/AcrR family transcriptional regulator, translating into MSQMEYQRRDAEQMRERIIDAAVHLFEKGGSSIVSMRKIAERIDYSPAALYLYFKGKKDILLALSDKGFGLLYQRMLPVASTPDPKERLLELCRVYLAFAAEEPEYYRLIFSDPEVHYPNPTEDSARKPAYLTYSLLQDATQECMERGLLTAGDPLAATVGMWSAMHGVASLLSGGRMHVVPQERLDSLADDVLRFILR; encoded by the coding sequence ATGAGTCAGATGGAATATCAACGACGCGACGCGGAGCAGATGCGCGAGCGCATCATCGATGCCGCAGTGCACTTATTCGAGAAAGGCGGATCAAGCATAGTCTCCATGCGCAAGATAGCCGAGCGCATCGACTATAGCCCTGCCGCACTTTACTTATATTTTAAAGGCAAAAAAGATATACTGCTGGCCCTCAGCGACAAGGGCTTCGGCCTGCTGTACCAGCGCATGCTTCCCGTGGCGTCCACGCCTGATCCCAAGGAGCGCCTTCTGGAGTTATGTCGGGTCTATCTGGCCTTTGCCGCTGAAGAGCCAGAGTATTACCGGCTCATCTTTTCCGACCCGGAAGTGCATTATCCCAATCCCACGGAAGACAGTGCTCGCAAGCCTGCCTATCTCACCTACAGTCTCCTGCAGGACGCCACGCAGGAATGCATGGAGCGCGGCCTGCTCACGGCCGGCGATCCTCTGGCGGCTACGGTCGGCATGTGGTCGGCCATGCACGGCGTGGCCAGCCTCCTGTCGGGCGGACGCATGCATGTCGTGCCCCAGGAGCGCCTGGATTCCCTGGCCGATGATGTGCTTCGCTTCATTCTACGCTGA
- a CDS encoding TIGR00730 family Rossman fold protein produces MRRMCVFLGSALGMDKRHEQAAMDLGGELARRGLGLVYGGASVGLMGTVADACLAAGGEVVGVMPQALVDREVAHTGLTELHVVKSMHERKALMAELSDGFIALPGGLGTLEELFEVLTWAQLGYHRKPCGVLDVGSYFELLHAFLDHSVQQGFIRPQHRGILMSAATPVQLLDLFHDWQPTYAPKWIKTEREL; encoded by the coding sequence ATGCGCCGAATGTGCGTGTTCCTGGGCTCGGCCCTGGGTATGGATAAAAGGCATGAGCAGGCCGCCATGGATCTGGGCGGCGAGCTTGCCAGGCGAGGGTTGGGGCTGGTCTACGGCGGGGCCAGCGTGGGACTCATGGGCACCGTGGCCGACGCCTGCCTTGCCGCCGGAGGCGAGGTCGTGGGCGTCATGCCCCAGGCCCTGGTGGATCGCGAGGTGGCTCATACCGGACTGACCGAGCTGCACGTGGTCAAGTCCATGCACGAGCGCAAGGCGCTCATGGCCGAGTTGTCCGACGGCTTCATCGCCTTGCCCGGCGGGCTGGGTACCCTGGAGGAGCTGTTCGAGGTGCTGACCTGGGCCCAGCTCGGCTACCATCGCAAGCCCTGCGGCGTGCTGGACGTGGGCAGCTATTTCGAGCTGCTGCATGCCTTCCTGGACCACTCGGTGCAGCAGGGCTTCATCCGCCCGCAACACCGGGGCATCCTCATGTCCGCCGCCACGCCGGTTCAACTCCTGGACCTATTCCACGACTGGCAGCCGACCTATGCGCCCAAGTGGATCAAGACCGAAAGAGAGCTGTAA
- a CDS encoding DUF362 domain-containing protein, with protein MSTSTVWFWNLRASRKAPFEQRMHRLLKAAGAAEHVRPGDLLALKMHFGEAGVTAFITPIHVRPIVDFFRKAGAKPFLTDTNTLYAGQRGEAVSHKLQAAQHGFDPNILGAPVIIADGLRSTNEAAVKFKGKHISTAYLAGDIVNADLLVTLSHFKGHELAGFGGALKNVAMGCATRRGKMQQHGCLAPQVHPDNCKGCGICVEVCAPGALRMDEDKRISVDKDLCAGCGACFHACAHHGVEIDWNTDINEFLGRMMEYAAATLLTRAKPTLHVSFVMGVTPNCDCVGYSDAPVCPDIGVLASWDPVALDQACLDLVTAAPPLYPSSLPAGLRPGQDKLHALTPSLPLDMGLAYAESLGLGTRAYELKAI; from the coding sequence ATGTCCACGAGCACGGTCTGGTTCTGGAACCTGCGGGCCTCGCGCAAGGCCCCCTTCGAGCAGCGCATGCACCGGCTGCTCAAGGCCGCCGGCGCGGCCGAGCACGTGCGTCCCGGCGACCTGTTGGCGCTCAAGATGCACTTCGGCGAGGCCGGAGTGACCGCATTCATCACGCCCATACACGTGCGGCCCATCGTGGACTTCTTCCGCAAGGCCGGGGCCAAGCCTTTCCTGACCGACACTAACACGCTCTACGCCGGCCAGCGGGGCGAGGCAGTCTCGCACAAGCTGCAGGCGGCGCAGCACGGCTTCGATCCCAACATCCTGGGCGCTCCGGTCATCATCGCCGACGGCCTGCGCAGCACCAACGAGGCCGCCGTTAAGTTCAAGGGCAAGCACATCTCCACAGCCTACCTGGCCGGCGATATCGTGAACGCGGACCTGCTCGTCACGCTCAGCCACTTCAAAGGCCACGAACTGGCCGGATTCGGCGGCGCGCTCAAGAACGTGGCCATGGGTTGCGCCACGCGACGGGGCAAGATGCAGCAGCACGGCTGCCTGGCTCCCCAGGTGCACCCGGACAACTGCAAGGGCTGCGGCATCTGCGTGGAAGTCTGCGCACCCGGCGCGCTGCGCATGGACGAGGACAAGCGCATTAGCGTGGACAAGGACCTCTGCGCCGGCTGCGGAGCCTGCTTCCACGCCTGCGCGCACCACGGCGTGGAGATCGACTGGAATACGGATATCAACGAGTTCCTGGGGCGCATGATGGAGTACGCCGCCGCGACCCTGCTCACGCGCGCCAAGCCCACGCTGCACGTGAGCTTCGTCATGGGCGTGACCCCGAACTGCGACTGCGTGGGCTATTCTGACGCACCCGTGTGCCCGGACATCGGCGTGCTGGCCTCCTGGGACCCCGTGGCCCTAGACCAAGCCTGTCTGGACCTGGTCACGGCCGCGCCGCCGCTCTACCCGAGCAGCCTGCCCGCGGGCCTGCGGCCCGGCCAGGACAAGCTGCACGCCCTGACGCCCTCCCTGCCCCTGGACATGGGCTTGGCTTACGCCGAGTCCCTTGGCCTGGGCACCCGCGCTTATGAGCTGAAAGCGATCTAA
- a CDS encoding sulfite exporter TauE/SafE family protein: MHFFRQVYLFLMASARAHARWEMEVSDTILRSKKRLFLLFLLMLPILLVSGVEAAEFLGGKTAYAPSFYSTQVFVASIFIGLIAGLITGCIGAGGGFIITPALMAAGIKGILAVGTDLFHIFAKAIMGTTVHKKLGNVSVKLALAFLAGASIGTFIGGAINKGLYDLNPLLSEAFISGVYSILLGFLGFYALLDFIRLSRTPRQVGSDVGDSPHGAEMTSGKVGLPARLQSMKVPPMITFDEDLVPGGKSISGWIVAAGGLVVGMLAAIMGVGGGFVTFPMFVYVFGVSSMTTVGTDILQIIFTAGLAAIAQYAIYGYVFYTLAMGMLLGSLLGIQVGALTTKVVKGIYIRGFYAVAILAGFINRAATLPRKLVDLDVIQLPMGFVVGLEYVGNVLFWFAVGLFGLWIFSKFFANLKTFRQEA, translated from the coding sequence ATGCATTTCTTCAGGCAGGTCTATCTGTTCCTCATGGCCTCGGCCCGAGCGCACGCACGCTGGGAGATGGAGGTCTCGGACACCATCCTGCGCAGCAAGAAGCGGCTTTTCCTGCTGTTTCTGCTCATGCTGCCCATCCTGCTCGTCTCGGGCGTGGAAGCGGCGGAGTTCCTGGGCGGCAAGACGGCCTACGCGCCCTCCTTCTATTCCACGCAGGTTTTCGTGGCTTCGATCTTCATCGGCCTGATAGCTGGGCTCATCACCGGCTGCATCGGCGCGGGCGGAGGATTCATCATCACCCCGGCGCTCATGGCTGCGGGCATCAAGGGCATTCTGGCCGTGGGCACGGACCTTTTCCACATCTTCGCCAAGGCCATCATGGGCACCACGGTGCACAAGAAGTTGGGCAACGTGTCGGTCAAGCTGGCGCTGGCCTTTCTGGCCGGCGCGTCCATAGGGACCTTTATCGGCGGCGCCATCAACAAGGGGCTGTACGATCTCAACCCGCTACTGTCCGAGGCCTTCATCAGCGGCGTTTACTCGATTCTCCTGGGCTTTTTGGGTTTTTACGCCCTGCTCGACTTCATCCGTCTGTCGCGCACACCGCGTCAGGTGGGGTCCGATGTGGGCGACAGTCCTCACGGGGCCGAGATGACCTCCGGCAAGGTCGGGCTGCCAGCCAGACTCCAGAGCATGAAAGTCCCGCCCATGATCACCTTCGACGAGGATCTGGTGCCTGGCGGCAAGAGCATCTCGGGTTGGATCGTGGCTGCGGGCGGTCTGGTGGTGGGCATGCTGGCGGCCATCATGGGCGTGGGCGGCGGCTTCGTGACCTTCCCCATGTTCGTGTATGTGTTTGGCGTGTCGTCCATGACCACCGTGGGCACGGACATCCTGCAGATCATCTTCACCGCCGGCTTGGCGGCCATCGCCCAGTACGCCATCTACGGCTACGTGTTCTACACCCTGGCCATGGGCATGCTGCTCGGCTCGCTCCTGGGCATCCAGGTGGGCGCGCTGACCACCAAGGTCGTCAAGGGCATCTACATCCGCGGCTTCTACGCCGTGGCCATCCTGGCCGGCTTCATCAACCGCGCCGCGACCCTGCCGCGCAAGCTCGTTGACCTGGACGTCATCCAACTGCCCATGGGCTTCGTGGTGGGCCTGGAGTACGTGGGCAACGTCCTGTTCTGGTTCGCGGTGGGCCTCTTCGGTCTCTGGATTTTCTCCAAGTTCTTCGCCAACCTGAAAACGTTCAGACAGGAGGCGTAA
- a CDS encoding DUF1127 domain-containing protein: MDTPSDPQAQRQWQIGNGLLDLSARMVRALVKWRRRRRLLQELMALDDHLLKDIGFRREEVRRALHEGGMPERIDWNSERPCKANHGSGAPRPFCGTLATGRPCSM; the protein is encoded by the coding sequence ATGGACACGCCAAGCGATCCGCAGGCCCAGAGACAATGGCAAATTGGAAATGGTCTACTGGATTTGTCCGCGCGCATGGTTCGGGCCTTGGTGAAGTGGCGCAGGCGGCGGAGATTGCTGCAGGAGCTGATGGCGCTAGACGACCATCTGCTCAAGGACATCGGCTTCAGGCGGGAAGAGGTGCGCAGGGCCTTGCACGAAGGCGGCATGCCTGAGCGGATTGACTGGAATTCCGAAAGGCCATGCAAGGCGAATCACGGGAGCGGAGCGCCTCGTCCGTTTTGCGGAACCCTGGCTACCGGGCGGCCCTGCTCCATGTGA
- a CDS encoding LysR substrate-binding domain-containing protein, with translation MHLPIDLLRSFVAVADSGSFTRAGLAVNLTQSAVSQHVKRLESDLGQALFKRNGRTVGLTHEGEVLLRHARRVLRAHDEALAALIRPELSGLVRIGSHDDYAATFLPSILARFAEVYPFVQVEVHCEPSTRRLLETLDAGGLDLAVCTCAPVDAGEAIRREPLAWVTSDNHATHEQDVLPFAAYNFGCAYRRWALEALEKIGRRYRIAYSSQSLSGIFSAVSAGLAIAVAGVSTVPKGLRILGPEDGFPDLPAATLTLHRSNGGASPEVECLARFVADEFSERRAPLRGPGVIACGS, from the coding sequence ATGCACCTGCCCATTGACCTGCTGCGTTCGTTCGTGGCTGTGGCCGATTCCGGTAGCTTCACCCGTGCCGGCCTTGCCGTGAACCTCACCCAATCGGCGGTGAGCCAGCATGTCAAAAGGCTGGAGTCGGACCTCGGTCAGGCCCTGTTCAAGCGCAACGGCCGTACGGTGGGTCTGACCCATGAGGGAGAGGTCCTTTTGCGGCACGCCAGGCGCGTGCTCAGGGCTCACGACGAAGCCCTGGCCGCCCTGATCAGGCCAGAGTTGAGCGGACTGGTGCGCATCGGCTCGCATGATGACTACGCCGCGACCTTCCTGCCTTCGATCCTCGCGCGCTTCGCCGAGGTCTATCCTTTCGTGCAGGTCGAGGTGCATTGCGAGCCGAGCACGAGACGCCTGCTGGAGACCCTCGACGCGGGCGGACTGGATCTGGCCGTGTGCACCTGCGCGCCCGTCGATGCCGGCGAGGCCATCCGCAGGGAGCCGCTGGCCTGGGTCACGTCGGACAATCACGCAACCCACGAGCAGGACGTCCTGCCCTTTGCCGCCTACAACTTCGGCTGCGCCTACCGCCGCTGGGCCCTGGAGGCCCTGGAAAAGATCGGCCGGCGCTACCGTATCGCCTACTCAAGCCAGAGCCTTTCGGGCATCTTTTCCGCGGTCTCGGCGGGTCTGGCCATCGCCGTGGCCGGCGTGAGCACCGTGCCGAAAGGCCTGCGCATCCTGGGTCCCGAGGACGGCTTTCCCGACCTTCCCGCCGCCACGCTGACTTTGCACAGGAGCAACGGCGGCGCATCACCCGAGGTGGAGTGCCTGGCGCGCTTCGTGGCGGACGAGTTCAGCGAACGGCGCGCGCCGCTGCGCGGCCCGGGTGTGATCGCTTGCGGTTCCTAA
- the htpG gene encoding molecular chaperone HtpG, with translation MTQPAAGDFSFKAEVRQLLDILVHSLYTNREIFLRELVSNASDALDKLRFEQSKGAEIADPDLELAISIEADKDKKILTIADTGLGMTHDEIVANIGTIAHSGTADFVKAAAQGTEKKSLENFIGRFGVGFYSVFMVAKEVELVTRSYKPGEQAWRWTSDGLGTYRIEPVEGEVKRGTTITVHLRDDVDKYADVHTLRDIIRRHSNFVTFPILVAGERANTVQALWREPKFEVKPEQYAEFYKFLTHDIDDPLDTLHTSVDAPVQFSALLFVPQKNYDVPGMGLERKGLDLYVRRVLIQKDNKDILPEYLSFLRGVVDSEDLPLNISRETLQENVLLRKISQTLVKQVYSELERLANDKDKYAEFWREHGKLFKFGYGDYLQRDKYAELVRFNSSASEDTNGLVSLAEYAGRMREGQKEIYYASGPSREALQLNPHLELFRRKGLEVLYLYEPVDEFAMDALGKYKDHDLKAAEHADPAVIEALSDVEQAEKPETPAISDEEVAAFPDLLKRMKEILGERVTEVRESKRLKDSPACLVTPGEHMTASMQKIMRAMAKDTSIPQKIMEVNRDHPLTRNLLAVLRTDPQDNYLALATEQLYEAALLQEGYLTDPHALVGRIQDHLTRASGWYRDRLKK, from the coding sequence ATGACGCAGCCTGCAGCGGGAGATTTCAGCTTCAAGGCCGAAGTGCGCCAGCTTCTCGATATTCTGGTGCACTCCCTATACACCAATCGCGAGATATTTTTGCGCGAGCTAGTATCCAACGCCTCGGACGCCCTGGACAAGCTGCGCTTCGAGCAGAGCAAGGGCGCGGAGATCGCCGATCCGGACCTTGAGCTGGCCATCAGCATCGAGGCCGACAAGGACAAGAAGATCCTGACCATTGCCGATACGGGCCTGGGCATGACCCACGACGAGATCGTGGCGAACATCGGCACCATCGCCCACTCGGGCACGGCCGATTTCGTCAAGGCCGCCGCCCAGGGAACGGAGAAGAAGTCGCTGGAGAACTTCATCGGCCGCTTCGGCGTGGGCTTTTATTCCGTGTTCATGGTCGCCAAGGAAGTCGAGCTGGTCACGCGTTCCTACAAGCCCGGCGAGCAAGCTTGGCGTTGGACCTCCGACGGCCTGGGCACCTATCGCATCGAGCCGGTGGAGGGCGAGGTAAAGCGTGGCACGACCATCACCGTGCATCTCAGGGACGATGTCGACAAGTACGCCGATGTGCATACCCTGCGCGACATCATCCGCCGCCACTCCAACTTCGTGACTTTCCCCATCCTGGTGGCCGGCGAGCGCGCTAATACCGTGCAGGCCCTGTGGCGCGAGCCCAAGTTCGAGGTAAAGCCCGAGCAGTACGCCGAGTTCTACAAGTTCCTGACCCACGACATCGACGACCCGTTGGACACGCTGCACACGTCCGTGGACGCGCCCGTGCAGTTCTCGGCCCTGCTGTTCGTGCCCCAAAAGAACTATGACGTGCCCGGCATGGGCCTCGAGCGCAAGGGCCTGGACCTCTACGTGCGCCGTGTGCTCATACAGAAGGACAACAAGGACATCCTGCCCGAGTACCTGAGCTTTCTGCGCGGCGTGGTCGATTCCGAGGACCTGCCCCTGAACATCTCGCGCGAGACGCTGCAAGAGAACGTGCTGCTGCGCAAGATCTCCCAGACCCTGGTCAAGCAGGTCTACTCCGAGCTGGAGCGTCTGGCCAACGACAAGGACAAGTACGCCGAGTTCTGGCGCGAGCACGGCAAGCTCTTCAAGTTCGGCTACGGCGACTACCTGCAGCGCGACAAGTACGCCGAGCTGGTGCGCTTCAACTCCTCGGCCAGCGAAGACACTAACGGCCTGGTTTCCCTGGCCGAGTACGCCGGCCGCATGCGCGAAGGCCAGAAGGAAATATACTACGCTTCTGGCCCTAGCCGCGAGGCCCTGCAGCTCAACCCGCACCTGGAGCTGTTCCGGCGCAAGGGCCTTGAAGTCCTGTACCTGTATGAGCCCGTGGATGAGTTCGCCATGGACGCCCTGGGCAAGTACAAGGACCATGACCTGAAGGCCGCCGAACACGCCGATCCCGCCGTGATCGAGGCCTTGTCGGACGTGGAGCAGGCCGAAAAGCCCGAAACCCCGGCCATCAGCGACGAGGAGGTCGCGGCCTTCCCCGACCTGCTCAAGCGCATGAAGGAGATTCTGGGCGAGCGCGTGACCGAGGTGCGCGAGTCCAAGCGGCTCAAGGACTCGCCCGCCTGTCTCGTGACGCCCGGCGAGCACATGACCGCCTCCATGCAGAAGATCATGCGCGCCATGGCCAAGGACACCTCCATCCCGCAGAAGATCATGGAAGTGAACCGCGACCACCCGCTCACGCGAAACCTGCTGGCCGTGCTGCGCACCGATCCCCAGGACAACTACCTGGCCTTGGCCACGGAGCAGCTCTACGAGGCCGCCCTGCTGCAGGAAGGCTACCTGACCGACCCGCACGCCCTGGTCGGCCGCATCCAGGACCACCTGACCCGCGCCAGCGGCTGGTATCGCGATCGGCTGAAGAAGTAG